Part of the Rhizoctonia solani chromosome 2, complete sequence genome is shown below.
CAACAATGGGTTAAAACTCTTACTACTCTCAACCGCTTCATTTCACCCGCGTCCGGTTCAAGTGTTAGCCGTGGGACCCAGTCGCGACAAGAGATTTGATAGTAAGATAATGTATTATGCTCTTAGTTCTCATTTGTGTATCACGATCAGCCAAGCTTCCCCCGAATAAAACCACTTTTCTTTTCCAGTCGCATGTCATCTTGAATGGTATAATATGTGTGTTATCTTATTTGTCGTTACGTTACTCATGTCATGACGCTTCGTTTGAAATCACACGTTGCGGCTGCTTGCTTGCTTCCACAGCACACATCGATTGTTTACGCATCTTAAGCTTGGATAATATAACGCGCATCGTACGGTACTTGTCGCATCTAAAGCACCAATGAGCTCGAATGTCTGGTGTGCAATACGAACGCCCGGGCCCCGTGGACTTTCGAAAGTTCTAACATCGCTCGCCGAAGTTCACGAAGCCGTAAGTATGCTGTAAGTAGCACAAGCAATTCAGCAGCATAACTGATATGTAATTGCTCCTGGGCTCCCTGAAACTCTATGAATACTTTATAAATCAAGCTTGAGCGATATCCACAAGGCGAGGCGAAATGGTGTAAGTCATTTGGCGAGGCCTGTGCTTGGTTGAGCGAACACCGGTCACCGAAATCTCAATCAAAGTGCGCAGAGCGTGACGAGCCAGAGTCTCCCCGCCAATGTGAGTTTCGCTAGTAAATAGCACTAACTTCATATAACTAAGCCCCCTTTGCTAATGCAGCACGGATTCGTGCTACGTTTCCATATTCGGTCGGTAGTCCCTCGTCGTCAACCAGTAAGCCTCGCCGTAGACACGGGGATAACGCAAACTCAAAACAGATGAGatcctcctcgtcctcctcCATGCGAATGCCGGGTGGATTCCCAGCAGCTACAGGCGATCCGGAGGGACTGGAATGCAATTATGGTGATACCAACCAGAGCGAACCGCCGGTGGACTTAGAGCTCAAGAGAGATGATTTCAACATTACACCCCCGTCTACGCAAAGCACAACTCTTTCGTGTAGCTCCTCACCGTTAAAGGCACCTAATTCAGACAATCTATCCGACTACTCGTATCCTTCGCAGGGGTCCCCTATCGAAGGAAAGTTGGAATGCGGACGGCCATTTGCACTCAATCCCACGACTGCCTCTGAATTTGGGTCTTCCCAACAGTCCCAGGCCACACACCAATCTACTCCTCCGAATGACAAAACCTTCCAGCCAGACCCCCCATTAGCAGGCTCGGACCTTCATACCGAGGCGGAAATCATATTATCTGAGGAACAAAAGCATGTTTTGGACTTAGTCCTGCAAGGGAAGAGTGTGTTTTTTACCGGCTCGGCCGGTGCGTCCCCCAATGTATAATCTTACGATTTTATCTTTTTACTAATTGAAATTGTAGGAACCGGCAAGTCCGTCCTGTTACAAAACATTATCAAGACTCTGCATGACAGAGAAACGGAAGGGGTCTACGTGACTGCAAGCACCGGGATAGCTGCGATTAACATAAAAGGACAAACCCTCCATGCTTTTGCAGGTCAGTTCAAATTGATTCACTTTGATGATCTCCAAGCGAATAGAATTATTCAGGAGTTGGACTTGGCAACCAATCACGCGGTACGCTCATTTCACGAGCTTCGAAAACCAGAGGTGTGCCCGAACGATGGAGGGATGCGAATATTTTAATCATTGACGAAAGTGGGTCAACATTGGCGAAAAGCCACACACGTGCTCATCATAGGATCACAGTTTCAATGGTAGCCGCTCATTGGTTTGATGACCTTGaagcaattgccagatcagTTAGAGAAAGCAAGAAACCCTTTGGTGGAATACAGGTATCTCGCGCAGCTGACTCGTGTCTTCGGTGTCTAAGCTGCATATAGCTCGTCATTTGCGGTGACTTCTTTCAGCTCCCCCCAGTCCCCGATTACAACGAGGCACAAACCGGACGTTATACCGATTTCGCGTTTCGAGCTGTTTCTTGGAAGCGAGCGGTTCCAATAATGGTCACTTTAAAACAAGTATTCAGGCAGAAGCAACCCGGTACGGTAGAGGTTTAATTCATATTTTTGGCCAGATGTTGAACTTGTTTTAGAACTCATTAACATGCTGAACGACATGCGCGTTGGGAAATTATCCGAGAGGACGAATCGTTTATTTCGGAGCCTTTCCCGACCGGTAGTCTATCCTGATGGTATTTTACCAACCACAATTATGCCTTTACGACGACAGGTCCAACAATCGAACCAAATGCAGCTCGATCAATTGCCGGAGAACGCAATTGCCTTTAATGCCAATGATTCATTCTTCCAAGATTATGAAGGCAATCCCATTCGACCAGCGTACGGAAAGACGCTACTGGACCGGTTTATTTCACATACTATTGAACTTAAAGTAAGCTTTGTTGTACATCTCTCCGATTCCGGTTTAATCATTGTAGTGTCATACAGACTGGGGCACAAGTGATGTGCGTCAAGGTATGTATTGTTCCTTTTGAGCGGCCTACGCTAATTTCTTAATCAAGAACATGCGTACTGCGGGTCTGGTGAACGGCTCTATCGGAAGGATAATTGGCTTCAAGACGCCGTGGGAGGTCCGTAGGGGTTGGTCTGCTCGTATCACAGACGGTGATCTTTCAGACCCTACTCCGTCAGCTTGCCAGAGCTGTGGCCGACCGCAT
Proteins encoded:
- a CDS encoding ATP-dependent DNA helicase PIF1, with the translated sequence MSSNVWCAIRTPGPRGLSKVLTSLAEVHEALERYPQGEAKWCKSFGEACAWLSEHRSPKSQSKCAERDEPESPRQSRIRATFPYSVGSPSSSTSKPRRRHGDNANSKQMRSSSSSSMRMPGGFPAATGDPEGLECNYGDTNQSEPPVDLELKRDDFNITPPSTQSTTLSCSSSPLKAPNSDNLSDYSYPSQGSPIEGKLECGRPFALNPTTASEFGSSQQSQATHQSTPPNDKTFQPDPPLAGSDLHTEAEIILSEEQKHVLDLVLQGKSVFFTGSAGTGKSVLLQNIIKTLHDRETEGVYVTASTGIAAINIKGQTLHAFAGVGLGNQSRGTLISRASKTRGVPERWRDANILIIDEISMVAAHWFDDLEAIARSVRESKKPFGGIQLVICGDFFQLPPVPDYNEAQTGRYTDFAFRAVSWKRAVPIMVTLKQVFRQKQPELINMLNDMRVGKLSERTNRLFRSLSRPVVYPDGILPTTIMPLRRQVQQSNQMQLDQLPENAIAFNANDSFFQDYEGNPIRPAYGKTLLDRFISHTIELKTGAQVMCVKNMRTAGLVNGSIGRIIGFKTPWEVRRGWSARITDGDLSDPTPSACQSCGRPHTRVSSQKEAKASQQINLEASTSNAQLNGPSNSTPERLTGSQSNSALSSEVNLDYYTRIASDLEPDLANRDKHQSDVNHAYESSRWPLVQYTNGMRVLMGPVSFTHEGPEGEVQASRLQVPLILAWALTVHKSQGQTLDRVKVDLNGIFEKGQAYVALSRCTSLEGLEVHNFIPEVVMAHPAVLNWSRSLPSYLPSGSAVPDSHECMDEPDSDEERLAIEMYHNL